The genomic stretch GCACCACGAGCCAAGGCTAATGGTTAAGATTTTCTAAGcgtcgcaaaataaacttcggtttattcggcaccgacctagttaCTCTACATCTAAACTATTTAAATATCAAacagaaaagaaaaataataaacatattttagtaCAACTATTCAAAGAACAGTTAGTTAAAGTTAATAAAACAGTAAATTGTGTAAAGTCGTCAATGCTGTAAGAAGCTCTAGGTTGCGTGCTTTTACGTTCGTACCATATCATGACACAGTAAACCCTCTATAATTGGCTTCGATCAAATTGTATTTGCAGGACCCGATTAAGTGGGTCATGCAGAGAGTGAAGGCGCGTCCAGTGCGAGGCGAAGTCGAAGATAATATGATAttgaagttatttaaaataatttgtatcaTTCATTTACGATGATATCTGCCTGGTCACAAAACtacctcttgttttaatttttatatcacgTCAACAGAGTCTATATCAGTCAAGGTTTGAAGGTAGGCCAAACTGTTCGGAATCAACAATAAAGTCATACGTTAGGTTTACTAAAATCAGATTCACAAAACAAAAAGGCCGATACCAGTATGTTATCTTGTTGAGGTAACGATCTATATAAAcagaaaaatatgttataaacatatttaacacaaGTGCACATGATATCATGATTTTCATCGCAAACGTCATACAACATATTCATTCCCGATACAAACCAAGCGTCGTATTGATTCGATTGTATTAATCCTTTTCAAATGTTAACGTAGAGGTCTGATAAACATTATACAGAATACCGCCCTATCGTTTTGCAATATAACAGGCTCCGTAAGCATACAACAACGGCTCGGCAAACttatttgtcattttgttgtaaGTATCACCCGATACATTACTGAATGATAGCGAGTAACACACtattatcattttaatttcatgtaTATGTTCTATTCAGATTGGTCACCTCTCTTTCACGAAATAAACAACACGGCCCTTGCGATTCATTGATAGTAAttccttgcaattatattttatatctttagtttgaacattgaaaattaaaataaacattaagtaTGTTTCAAGCAAAAAAAGCCGACGATGTCCAAGGTTATTATAAAAAGCAAAATGATTCGAATTTCTACAACGCCCTAAAAGAAGTGTACAGCCGCAGATCTTCAGGATAAACCCCCCACCCCCTCTTAATTTCAACGGGAACACTCTCGTCGCAGATAAAGAAAATTGTGGAAAGGTCGGCAAAGAACTTTGAAATTCCCTTCCACCTTCAATAATAAGGCAAATTTGTCTCCTCAAGTGTCATTCCACGAGAGACCGGGTGACCCTCCCAGCATGCTTGAGACCCAAAAAGTTATACGCCTTCAATCCAATGGCAGTGCATTGTCAACTGTCGCCATCCCAGCTGAATGCTACAAGCAGGGAGGGACAACCATTACTGCAAGGCTCAACAAGATGTTTCTTCGTAAGTGGGAGCAAGAGGCGATTTCCCAGTCATTCAAAGACGCTTCCATCATGCATGTATACACGTGCAAAGGAAACATACAGGTATGCGACAGCTACAGAGGCATATCCCTGATCCCTGTTGCAAGTGAAATCCTTGTGAGTATCTTGCTTAATCGTCTGATTGC from Dreissena polymorpha isolate Duluth1 chromosome 10, UMN_Dpol_1.0, whole genome shotgun sequence encodes the following:
- the LOC127847374 gene encoding uncharacterized protein LOC127847374, with the translated sequence MLETQKVIRLQSNGSALSTVAIPAECYKQGGTTITARLNKMFLRKWEQEAISQSFKDASIMHVYTCKGNIQALWTKQETRNHRHGLCCQVAPRKLHEQNTNLFSTYVDLTRAFAIVSREGQLKIMAKNGCPRICIVL